Below is a genomic region from Trichoderma asperellum chromosome 2, complete sequence.
TGTCCGGGCTCAAGAGAAGAGCTAGCGCGCTGCAAGTTAAGTTTCTGTTGTGTACGCGATGTGATTGTAGAGGGCGCGGCTGTTCTTCTGGTAGGTTTAGGTACCAGAGCGCTAATATCACTCTCTATCGGCGACACATCTTCGCTGGGATGATACTCGTGGGATCTTGATAAGTTGGCCATTGAGTGCGGCCGCCGAACAAGGTCCTCAGATCGGTGAGAGCCTCCTCCGCGAACGGGGTTGTAGAATGAACCCTCGCTGGTGAGGCCTGAGCTAGGGACTTCGACGAAACGCGAAATAAGTCCATCTTGTTGGCTTCCGGTCGGCGGAGAGGGCTCGTGGGTGGTCGAGGCAGGCGATATGTGCGTGGGAGTAGCCTTTGCCATTTCTGTGGACATTTGAGGTGGAGCGCCGTGAGATGAGGTTCTTTGTAGCAGTCGCGTCGTCGGGTAATCTTTTCGCTCTGCTGCTTTACGCGAGGGCGATGACGATAATTCCGGTCGCACTGTTGATGCCTCCGTCTCGGCCTCTGCTGATTCCTCTACTGATGAGGGCACCGCTGGCGCTGCAGTCGACGCGCTCGGAGTCTGCGGGCGAGAATTTGCCGCACTGCCTCcgggagggaaagaagaatgTGTGCTGCTATTTAATGAGCCCTTTCGCGACAAATAAGGCGAATTAGAGCCACTGGCATCAACCCATTCGTCTTCTGGGTCATCCGAACCGAGGTCGAAGTGAACCTGGGACTTGGTGGCTTTGTGAATACCGGTACCGCTGGCGCTGCGTTTGAGCTTgtcagaggaagaggactTGGTGCGCTTGCTGATCTCGACGTGCGAACGATTGCGCTTCAGGTTGCCCTGAGACAAGCTCTTGGGGATGGCCGTAGCTGAGTCTGGCTGCGTTAATTTGACCTCGCTGGTCGCGCGGCGGTGCGGTACAGGTCGTTGAGCGAATTGGGCCTCGAGGTCGGTTGGGGAGCCCTGCTTCCTGCCCAGATTGATTCTGGACGAGCTGTTGTGCGGCTTGTGCAAAACCTTGCTGGAAGAGGGCACACGGCCGTGGAGGCGGCCAACGTGGCGCTGTTTCTGGTGTTTTGGGCGGTGATGCGGATGGCCTGAGGAGGTGACGGTGTTGGCGTCGCTGTGGTCGCTGGCGTGATGGTTGAGGGGAGGGCGCTTTGATTGGCCCCCGGTCgcggcagatgcagatgcagatgcagatgcgcTGTCTTGGTCACTCTCGgacgccatggctgcggtgGTTTTTGCGCTGGCTGTGCCGCACCGGGCTAGATTGCTCAAGACGAACGAGCCGGCGATGGCTCTTCTGTCACTGCGGCAgaggagctgcagaagaGCCGCCTCGATCTCGATTGCtgtgatgcgatgcgatgcgcaGAGCCGGGCTCAACTCTGGACTCGACGGACGGCGGGCTTGTAAGTGCCTGTGGCCTACTAAAGCCGGCACCGAAAGGCTCCTGGTGGAGGGTGAGACACGTGTGAATGGCTATAAAGGGTGGTTGATGTCGGCTCAAAGCGACGCGATGCGACAGGCGGGCTTTCGGACAGTCCAGGGGGGGTCAATTGACGGCAGCACCTGTAAAAAAAGCGCTCCGGGCGTCCAGCACGGCCGAGCGGCAAAAGGACTGGGAACGCGAATTGGCGCGGCCGACAAGGGATGAAGGATGCAGGATGCAGGATGACCGATggacgaggagaagaagagctttAAGAGAGGCGGAAAGACGGTGACTGGGCTGGCTttaggagaaaaaaaagtgcgaTGCGTTTGCTGCTCGCGGCAGGTGGAGGAGGGTTGAACAAAGTGTAATTGTCATGCCCTAATAGAGGAATAGTCGCTCTTCCCGAGACAGACCGCCGAACCGGGTCTTTGATGCAGCCGGAGAGACAGGAGGAGGCACGAGCAGATGGAGGGTGGCCGGGCCAGCGCAGTGGTTGAGGCTGGATGGCGAGGCTTCTGTCGGGTTTCTGCTTTGTTTGCTCTTTTGTGGCCCGTCAGAGGTGGCCGTCAAATGCTGGATATGGAGTGCGGAATACCAGGAGCTAACAGTAGACGCATACCTACGTAATGGAGGTAATAACTTAAGCTTTCAGTCCATCGAGCATTAGCACTGCTAGCACTGGCATTGTGCTGCAGGTGTATTGTTATTCTcaataatttaatttcccgtctttctttcttctgtttCCAGCTCgtgcctcttctcttctgttgCTTCGCTGGAATGCGCGCAAGAAACATTGTCTTAGCTCTAATCAACCACCTTATTCAGTGCCATGGCATAACCTGCGTCATACTACAGTACGCATAGGCTGCTACCTAGTACCAAATGGGCGCTCTCTCTGCTCCATTCTGGATTCCTGTACTTCCTTGGCGTTCCACGCTGCTCTTGGGCCGCATCAGGTTGTGCTACTGTCCAATCTCGCTCTCCCAAAATGGCGAATCCGGGCTCGTTCGCTGCTTCAATGTCCAGGTGAGTGGCGCACCGGTGAAGGGCCCTTTGTGCAACTTTTGGAGATTAGGCTCTGTCTCTACCAACAATAAGGCTTGCCATGCAACCTGTCGGAGCGCGCAGTTGAGCGAGGCTCTGCGTTCCAAAGCCGTCTTACATGTACTTACACGCACCCCATGGCTCTCGATGCAATCAAAAGCCCATGGGGATTTCAGGCTCTATCCGGGGTACGTGATTTTAGGCCATAGAGCTGCTGCCTGGAGTTGCCCAACCTATTGCATCGTTGCCCAATATCCTCGAGCTTGCGAGAAACTGGTTCCCACGCTGTACTTGGAGACACCTACACCCTTGTTCACAATGTAGCGATGACGTTGGGTTCTCGGAATGTTCCATTGCCGCGTCCCCCTTTTCCATTTTAGCCTACAAAAGCAACAACAATTACTCCTAGTGCCAATCGTAGGGCTTGAGATGTTTAGTGATTAATTGTAGTACTAACAGAACAGGTATTGTATGGAGTGCCGGAATTGTTACTAGGAGACGAACCGAAATAATGTGCGTACTATTCGTTCTAGCCCCGATCCCGGAGTGGTTACAGATTGAACCTGATAAATTCATTGCTCTTCAACCCACTGTAACAGCACTGCATAGGTTCTGCAATTTGGAAATCTCGGCATATCAAAGTCATAATTCCAAGTTAGTTAGAAAAACTTCTACCAATGGGCGCATCTTTCTGTTCATTCAAAGTACAGGTATAATGCCACCATTCTGAATTGCAAGATTGTAGGAATTATCACGTGACTCTCTGCAACCTTCGATACCGAACTTTCGCCCCACAACTGGACTCTTATCTCCATACATGATACAGAGCACGTACGGAGTCGCAGTTTGAGCTTTAGCCTTCTTTTGAAATCGAAAGCGTCGCGACATTCTCCATCGCCCTTCTTCTATCTAACTTTAGTATCTGCGAGACAGACGAGCCGCTAGTTGAACGATGTCTTCAATTTCCGAGCTCCAAGCAGAGCGGCAAACATATCAGGAACAGGTACGAACCGAGACGCTTGCTGCCTTGATCCCATCTCCCACTCTAAAGCTGGCTTCTAACTCGAGTTTAGTTGGATCTTGTTTTTGCCCAAATCCGCGATGACCCCGATAATGCTGAGCTCAAAGCGCTTCAAGGAGAGCTGAAGAACTTTGTTGATCTCCTCGACGAAAACATTGCCGATCTGAAGTCGAAGCAGGCGCCCAAACCCGATCCAAAACCAGCCGCGCCTTCTCCAGAGCCGGCCAAGTGGTCAAAAGAGAACCATCCTGCTTTCAAAAAGGCTGCACCACCGGTtgaggaaaaggaggaggTGACTGTGCAGTACCAGGTCAATGATTCCGTTATGGCAAAATGGATTTCGGGCGATAAAGGTTTCTATCCTGCGCGTATCACTTCCATCACTGGATCATCTACGGATCCTATCTACATCGTGAAATTCAAGACCTACGACAACACTGAGACGCTCCGGTCAAGAGATATCCGCCCTATTTCCAATAAACGAAAAGCCGAAGGCCCTGTATCGGCATCAAGTACTCCAGTGGCCACTACGCCGGCTCCGGGAGTTGTTAGCTCGGCGGGCGCCACGATGTACCCGGAGGCGAAGAAAGAGCCAGAGGCAGAAAAAGATGCTGTTAAACCAcccaagccaaagaagatCAAGGCCAATAAAGAGTTGGAAGCTGGCAAGTCCAAATGGCAGGATTTTAACGCCAAGTCAAAGTTTGGTAAATCTAACAAGAAGGACTCTATGTTTCGTACACCTGAGGGAATCCATGGGAGAGGTAAGGTTCACTCAAATCTTAATATGGGAAAAGCACTTTTGCTAACCTTTCTGGATCAGTTGGATTTACTGGCTCTGGCAAGACAATGAGCAAGGACCCCACACGTAGTCGTCACATCTACCAAGTTAATGAAGAACTCGACTGAGAATGCCTTGCCTAATCTAGGCAGCATGGGAAAAGCTTGAAttgatgacgaagaattTAGAGGCGTTAGGGAGCTGGGAAACTATTGTTGATACCGCGGTAATATGCCTTGCGATACGTTGTTGAAGAGGCTAACATTTATGcatttggcttttttttacaccAGAATTTTTTTATCGCGGcttcgagaagaagaatgaattaGGTTATGGGAATATTGTTTGCCATTAGGCAAAATACAAGATGCTTTATTCAAGAATAGGCGGCCCCCTTTGGGATGTGGGATGCATTGCTAAGTTACGATGGCAGGTTCAAACGACCACCCTTTCATCAAACGAAGTTTAACTTTCCGAGCATGCCGTCTAAGTatatcatttctttttttctccgttcagaaaagaggatgaaggaaaaaaagaattagtGATTGTGACGCTCGTGTTGCTTTAGATCGATCTTGGGGCAGATAGCTTTAGCTATATCGATAAACGCTGATGCTCGTTCGCTGGATGGCTCAGCGACGACAGTCGGCTTTCCCCTTtccccatcatcaccaatGTTGGGATGAAGCGGAATGTCTCCTAGAAACTCAATTTCATGGTCTTGACATAGCTTTTCCACCTTTTTATTTGATCCAAACACGTTAGTATCCTGATGGCAGTGAGGGCAGTTGAAGAGAGACATGTTCTGCACCATGCCAAGGATGTTGACGCCAACTGTTTTGAACATGTTGATGCCTTTAACCGCATCTTTCGTTGCTAAAGTGTGTGGTGTAGTGATGATGACAGACCCTGTGCTGATTAGCATTCGAGAGAATAAAAATCATTGTGCTCCCTACGAAGAAATAGTTGCTTACCGTCCAGAATAACTTGCTGGGTAATGGTCAATTGTGTATCACCTGTTCCTGGAGGCAGGTCTAACACAAGAATATCTAAGCCACCCCAATCGACTTCGTGAAGGAGTTGCTGAATAGCTTTCATAACCATCGGTCCTCTCCATACAACTGGAGCACTCTCGCCTACTAGATAGCCCATTGACATTGTCTTAACTCCGTAATTGGTTAGAGGCACTAGCTGATTGTCTAACATTGTTTTAGTCTGAGTATCATATCAATATTTAGAGCCACTCTACTTACTACTAGATAGCCTGGGCTCCCCTGACAGATCGAACAGGGTCGGAATAGATGGGCCAAAGATATCGGTATCTAATATTCCAGCGCGGAAACCAAGTCTAGCAAAGGCTAGTGATAAGTTTGCTATTTTAATCTCAATTGTGAGCTGGCCCAATGACTACTTATTTGTCTCGAAATGGACAGCATTTGGACCACCCACCAGCGACAGTGCTTTTACCAACGCCGCCTTTGGCGGAGGAGACGGCGATGACCTTGTCTACACCAGTAATCTTCCGCCTCTGAGGCCGTTTCGGCCAATTTGGCGGAGTACCTGATCGAGGGAGACCCTAAAA
It encodes:
- a CDS encoding uncharacterized protein (EggNog:ENOG41); its protein translation is MASESDQDSASASASASAATGGQSKRPPLNHHASDHSDANTVTSSGHPHHRPKHQKQRHVGRLHGRVPSSSKVLHKPHNSSSRINLGRKQGSPTDLEAQFAQRPVPHRRATSEVKLTQPDSATAIPKSLSQGNLKRNRSHVEISKRTKSSSSDKLKRSASGTGIHKATKSQVHFDLGSDDPEDEWVDASGSNSPYLSRKGSLNSSTHSSFPPGGSAANSRPQTPSASTAAPAVPSSVEESAEAETEASTVRPELSSSPSRKAAERKDYPTTRLLQRTSSHGAPPQMSTEMAKATPTHISPASTTHEPSPPTGSQQDGLISRFVEVPSSGLTSEGSFYNPVRGGGSHRSEDLVRRPHSMANLSRSHEYHPSEDVSPIESDISALVPKPTRRTAAPSTITSRTQQKLNLQRASSSLEPGQTVPGLSGAVGTGPLIGIGDPGHDGGNSRDPRVTKLLERTGMEYLVVRRHQNPIVRSLNRLSRIPGMDKTKRIPRTNTGSTTASKRSTDPTARHVRNISMPEGRQAPSIKRTASVKTNGAGSSYEGDDLSRLNERLSGSSLVGGEEEDGMTALLRNLWDKPMDLSASTD